A single genomic interval of Mycobacterium sp. DL592 harbors:
- a CDS encoding TIGR03086 family metal-binding protein — protein sequence MTSLNLLHSADRRLVTLTASLATADLDLPSPCTGWNVRSLLSHTVASIDAFASGVDGQGGPTEEELFSGADILGATPLAVVENSVHRSHHAWATVTDWQAPISTALGVMPAGQAVGIVTYSTLIHSWDLAVALDRPVEFDDAEAELAEAVGSALVPALRPQNLFGPAITADTAATPTQRVVAFAGRHPL from the coding sequence ATGACCTCGCTCAACCTCCTGCACAGCGCCGACCGGCGACTCGTCACCCTGACCGCCTCGCTCGCGACCGCGGATCTCGACCTGCCGAGTCCCTGCACCGGCTGGAACGTACGGTCACTGCTCAGCCACACCGTCGCCTCGATCGACGCCTTCGCGTCCGGTGTCGACGGCCAGGGCGGGCCGACCGAGGAAGAACTGTTCAGCGGCGCGGACATCCTCGGCGCGACGCCGCTTGCGGTGGTCGAGAATTCGGTGCACCGTTCACACCATGCGTGGGCGACCGTCACCGACTGGCAGGCCCCGATTTCGACGGCGCTCGGTGTGATGCCCGCCGGGCAGGCCGTCGGCATCGTCACCTACTCCACGCTGATCCACAGCTGGGATCTCGCGGTCGCCCTCGACCGGCCCGTGGAGTTCGACGACGCCGAGGCCGAGTTGGCCGAAGCGGTCGGCTCTGCGCTGGTTCCGGCTCTGCGGCCGCAGAACCTCTTCGGTCCGGCGATCACCGCGGACACGGCCGCGACACCCACTCAGCGGGTGGTCGCCTTCGCCGGCCGGCACCCGCTGTGA